In the Trichoderma atroviride chromosome 4, complete sequence genome, GACCCGCAAAGGATGCTCGTGCCTACTTTGAAGGCCTCGGCTTTCTGCCTCAGCCCCGACAAACGACACCCGACTACGTGACTGGCTGCACCGACGAGTTCGAACGCGAATATCAGCCCGGTCGATCTCCCGAAAATGCTCCTCACAGCCCCGACTCTCTCTTGGCCTCGTTCAAGGCGTCTCCCTACCAAAAGATGATTGAAACCGAAATCGCCGAATACAAGGCGAACCTCGAGCAAGAAAAACAACAGCACGACGATTTCTTGGTTGCCTTTAAGGAGGGCAAGCGTGGTACATCGAAGCGAAGCCCCTACCAAGTTGGTTTCCACATTCAGGTCTGGTCCATCATGAAGCGACAGTTTATTCTCAAGCTTCAGGATCGTTTCAATCTTACTGTTGGCTGGGCTCGTAGTATCTTGGTCGCCATTGTTCTCGGTACCCTCTATCTTAATCTTGGTCAAACTTCCGCCAGTGCCTTCAGCAAAGGTGGTCTCTTGTTCGTGGCACTCTTGTTCAACGCATTCCAGGCCTTTTCAGAACTTGCTGGAGTTATGACGGGACGCGCGATTGTGAATAAGCACAAGGCATACGCCTTTCACAGACCTTCGGCTCTTTGGATTGCCCAGATCTTTGTTGATCAAGCGTTTGCCGCTTCTCAGATCTTGATCTTTTCCATCATTGTATACTTTATGACGGGTCTGGTTCGAGATGCAGGTGCATTCTTCACCTTCTATCTGATGATCCTCTCCGGTAACATTGCGATGACGCTCTTTTTCAGAATTCTTGGCTGCATCAGTCCAGACTTTGATTACGCCATCAAGTTTGCCGTTGTCATCATTACGCTCTTCATCACGACTTCTGGCTATCTCATTCAGTACCAGTCTGAAAAAGTCTGGCTTCGATGGATTTACTGGATCAACGTTTTGGGTCTCGCATTCAGCTCTCTGATGGAGAATGAATTCAAAAGAATCGATCTTACTTGCACTGCCGAATCGCTTATTCCCTCAGGCCCTGGATACGACGACATCAATCATCAAGTCTGTACTCTTCCCGGTTCTACTTCCGGCACGACCTTTGTTCGGGGCCGAGACTACATCTCCAGTGGATTCCAGTACCTTCCCGGTGATTTGTGGCGCAACTGGGGTATTGTCATGGCTTTGattgtcttctttctcttcttgaacGTGCTGCTTGGTGAAATCATCAAGTTCGACATGGGAGGAAGCTCATTCAAGGTTTACGCAAAGCCTACCAAGGAGCTGGACGCGTTGAATGCGACCTTGACCGAGAAGCGTGATGCCAGGCGAAAGGACAAGTCTAATGAGGAAGGCTCTGATCTGACCATGAACTCTGAAAGCGTTTTGACTTGGGAGGAGCTCAACTACGATGTCCCCGTTCCCGGCGGTACTCGACGACTCCTTAACAACGTCTTCGGTTACGTTAAGCCTGGCGAGCTGACCGCGCTTATGGGTGCTTCTGGTGCTGGTAAAACTACTCTTCTCGACGTCTTGGCTGCTCGCAAGAATATCGGTGTCATTTACGGAGATGTCCTGGTTGATGGTGCCAAGCCCGGCAAACAGTTCCAGCGATCTACTTCCTATGCTGAGCAGCTTGACGTCCACGAGCCTACCCAGACAGTCCGTGAGGCTCTGCGATTCTCTGCGGAACTGCGCCAGCCCTACGAAACCCCCATTCCTGAGAGACATGCCTATGTGGAAGAGATCATCTCCCTGCTGGAAATGGAAAACATTGCCGACTGCATCATTGGATCGCCCGAGGCTGGATTGACCGTCGAACAACGCAAGCGTGTTACCATCGGAGTCGAACTTGCTGCCAAACCCGAACTCCTCTTGTTCTTGGATGAGCCTACTTCCGGCTTGGACAGCCAGAGCGCTTTCAACATTGTTCgcttcttgaagaagctggccgccGCTGGCCAGGCAATTCTCTGCACAATTCACCAGCCCAACGCCGCGCTATTCCAGAACTTTGACAGGCTACTTTTGCTGCAGCGAGGAGGACGCACCGTGTACTTTGGCGATATTGGAAAGGATGCTGCTATTCTGCGTGCCTATCTGAAGCGCTACGGCGCTGAAGCCGCCCCGACCGACAACGTTGCCGAGTATATGCTGGAGGCCATTGGTGCTGGTAGTATGCCCCGTGTTGGCGACCGCGACTGGGCCGATATCTGGGAGGATAGCCCCGAGTTTGCTCATACCAAGGATGCCATCATCGAACTGAAGCGAGAGCGCATCTCCGCCAGCAACCAGGCCGGCCACAAGCTCGAGAAGGAATACGCCTCTCCTCTTTACCACCAGATGAAGATTGTTGTTCGCCGCATGTTCCGCTCTTTCTGGCGATCGCCAAACTACCTCTTCACCCGCTTGTTCGCTCACATTGCCGTCGCTCTGATCACTGGTCTCACGTATCTCAACCTGGACGACTCCAAGGCTTCGCTGCAATACAAGGTTTTCGTCATGTTCCAGATCACCGTCCTgcccgccatcatcatgtcCCAGGTCGAAATCATGTACGCCATCAAGCGTGCCCTTTTCTTCCGCGAATCCTCGTCCAAGATGTACTCCACCACCTCATTCGTTGcggccatcatcctcgccgaGATGCCTTACTCGGTGCTGTGTGCCGTGTGCTTCTACTTGCCCCTGTACTTTATGCCTGGCTTCCAAACGACCCCTTCGCGCGCCGGCTTCCAGTTCTTCATGGTTCTCATCACTGAGCTCTTCTCCGTCACGCTCGGCCAGGGTCTATCCGCACTGACGCCTTCCCCTCGTGTCTCTACCCAGTTCGATCCTTTCATCACAATCCTCTTTGCGCTCTTCTGTGGTGTTACCATCCCACCCTCTCAGATGCCCGAAGGCTGGCGCGTTTGGCTCTACCAGCTCGACCCATTCACTCGTCTCATCGGTGCTTGTGTCACCACTGCCCTGCACGGTCTCAAGGTCGTTTGCAAGAGCAGCGAGCTGAACCGATTCACCGCACCCAACGGCACGACTTGCGGTGAATACATGCAGCCCTTTTTCGAGAGAGGAGCTCCCGGCTACCTGGTCTCCAACTCTACCCAAAACTGCGAATACTGCGAGTACGGCGTTGGCGATGAGTTTTACAACCCGCTGGGTTTGAGCTTTGACCACCGCTGGAGAGATTTGGGTATCTTCCTCTGCTTTgttggcagcaacatcatTATCCTCTTCTTGGGAGTGCGTATTTTCCTCTGCCATCTTACCCCCTTTTTACAGTGTTTACATTGAGTGCTAACTTGATTCTTCTAGAGCAAATTCGTCAACTATAACAAGAGGTAGAAGGGGGAGGAAAAGGAGTGATGATTGAAATGACAGTTTTTGCATGCGCCTAGCAGAATCCTTTGGTAACATTTTTAATAAGAAGAAGTTTAGCGATTTTTCAGGAGTCAGCAAGCCATACCTTGAGGGGACGAGGTTGAAAACACAGCTAGACAATTAGACGTTAAGGATTTGATAGCAATCAAAAGTACCTAATTTAATGATGTGAAACGGGAAAGCTTGTTCTTTCCAGGGTTCAGTGAGTAGAGCTGTGGTAATGAGATTTCTCGTT is a window encoding:
- a CDS encoding uncharacterized protein (TransMembrane:13 (o417-435i447-468o488-514i521-542o554-574i581-600o664-685i1075-1096o1108-1128i1149-1174o1186-1209i1221-1239o1339-1360i)), which translates into the protein MRGDVDASAQAGIRSKHIGTCWDGLTVRGIGGFTNFVKTFPDAVVDFFNVITPALSMVGLGPTFTEATLLDGFQGVCKPGEMILVLGKPGSGCTTFLKTIANQRYGYTGVQGDVFYGPWTAQEFDRYRGETVYNAEEDIHHPTLTVEQTLGFALDVKMPAKRPGSMTKTEFKEHVISLLLKMFNIEHTRKTIVGDAFVRGVSGGERKRVSIAEMMITNACILSWDNSTRGLDASTALDFTKSLRIQTDLYKTCTFVSLYQASENIYNLFDKVMVIDEGRQVYFGPAKDARAYFEGLGFLPQPRQTTPDYVTGCTDEFEREYQPGRSPENAPHSPDSLLASFKASPYQKMIETEIAEYKANLEQEKQQHDDFLVAFKEGKRGTSKRSPYQVGFHIQVWSIMKRQFILKLQDRFNLTVGWARSILVAIVLGTLYLNLGQTSASAFSKGGLLFVALLFNAFQAFSELAGVMTGRAIVNKHKAYAFHRPSALWIAQIFVDQAFAASQILIFSIIVYFMTGLVRDAGAFFTFYLMILSGNIAMTLFFRILGCISPDFDYAIKFAVVIITLFITTSGYLIQYQSEKVWLRWIYWINVLGLAFSSLMENEFKRIDLTCTAESLIPSGPGYDDINHQVCTLPGSTSGTTFVRGRDYISSGFQYLPGDLWRNWGIVMALIVFFLFLNVLLGEIIKFDMGGSSFKVYAKPTKELDALNATLTEKRDARRKDKSNEEGSDLTMNSESVLTWEELNYDVPVPGGTRRLLNNVFGYVKPGELTALMGASGAGKTTLLDVLAARKNIGVIYGDVLVDGAKPGKQFQRSTSYAEQLDVHEPTQTVREALRFSAELRQPYETPIPERHAYVEEIISLLEMENIADCIIGSPEAGLTVEQRKRVTIGVELAAKPELLLFLDEPTSGLDSQSAFNIVRFLKKLAAAGQAILCTIHQPNAALFQNFDRLLLLQRGGRTVYFGDIGKDAAILRAYLKRYGAEAAPTDNVAEYMLEAIGAGSMPRVGDRDWADIWEDSPEFAHTKDAIIELKRERISASNQAGHKLEKEYASPLYHQMKIVVRRMFRSFWRSPNYLFTRLFAHIAVALITGLTYLNLDDSKASLQYKVFVMFQITVLPAIIMSQVEIMYAIKRALFFRESSSKMYSTTSFVAAIILAEMPYSVLCAVCFYLPLYFMPGFQTTPSRAGFQFFMVLITELFSVTLGQGLSALTPSPRVSTQFDPFITILFALFCGVTIPPSQMPEGWRVWLYQLDPFTRLIGACVTTALHGLKVVCKSSELNRFTAPNGTTCGEYMQPFFERGAPGYLVSNSTQNCEYCEYGVGDEFYNPLGLSFDHRWRDLGIFLCFVGSNIIILFLGSKFVNYNKR